The Arthrobacter sp. PM3 genome contains the following window.
GGTCGAGGCCGCCGGGCGTGCCGCGGCCCTGCGCGTTTTCCAGGTAGTTCGCCGGGGTCAGCATGGACACCTTGGCCCACTCGATTTCAGAGGCGAGGTCGCGGATGGCGGCGCGGTCTGTGCTGAGCCGGAGCCGCCGCGCCGCCTCGGCAATCATTTGCGCCTTGTGGTCCAGCAGGTTGGGCAGGGCGCCGCCGATCGCCTGCGGCCAGAAGAACTGCAGCTGGCGCAGCGCGGCGGCGTGGAAGGTTCGGGCCTGGACGTTGCCGGCGCCCAGGTCACGGAGCCGGCTGCGCATCTCGGCGGCGGCCCGGGCCGTGAAGGTGACCGCCAGAAGCCTTTGCGGGCTGTAGACCCCCGAGTGCACGCCGTACGCGATCCGGTGCGTGATCGCCCGGGTCTTGCCGGTACCGGCGCCGGCCAGCACGCACATGGGCCCCTGGAGGGTGCTGGCAACTTCGCGCTGTTCGGCGTCGAGTCCGCCGAGGATCCGCTCTTCCAGGGAGCGTGTGTCCGGGGCGGGGCCGGTGGTGCCGGCATCGCCCGGGGCGGGCACGCCGCCGGGAAGGGCGCTGAAATCCAACTTCCCTGCGCTGGATGTCGCTGCGCCGGATGTCTCTGCGCCGGATTTCTTGGGGTTCGATGTCTCTGGGATCACTTTTTGCTGCTCAGTCGGTAGTCGGGGTCCTGCGGAAGGCGTCAGCCCGGGTCAGGCGTTGTCCGCGGCGTCCTGGATGACGCCGCCGTACCAGTGTTCGATGAGGGACCGGGCGATGGACAGCCGGCTCGAAATGACGATCTCGCCGCTGAGGACGGCTTCCTGCAGTTCGCTGCGGCTGAACCAGCGCGCCCTGGTGACCTCGACGCCGTCGGGCCGGGCCTCCGTGTCCGCGGTGCGGGCCGTGAAACCGAGCATCAGCGACGCGGGGAAGGGCCAGGACTGCGATCCGAGGTATTGCGAGGCGGTGACACGGACCCCGACTTCCTCGCCGATTTCGCGCTGCACCGCCTGTTCGAGCGATTCCCCCGGCTCGACGAAGCCGGCGAGCGTGGAATAGTTCCGGGCGTCGAGCGGACCGCCGCCGCCCAGCAGGATCCTGTCATCGGGACCCACCACGGTCACGATGATGGCCGGGTCCGTCCGGGGGAAGTGCTCGGAGTTGTCGGCCGGGCAGCGGCGGACCCAGCCGCCGGCCTCCGCCTGCGTGGGCGTGCCGCAGCGCGGGCAGTGCGTGTGGGTGGCGTGCCAATTGGCGATGGCGCTGGCTTCGATGAACAGCGCCGTGTCCGTGGGGTTCAGCCGGGCCGCGACTTCACGGAACCCTGCCCACTGGGCGTCCGTGGGGATCCCGGCCACATGGGTCTCGAATTCCTCGGCCCGGACCTCAAACTGGGCCGGCAGGACGAAGAGGACGAGTTCGGTGCCGGCGTCCAGGTCCGCCCCTGCCAGGGCCGAACCCAGGTAGATCACGTGCTCGGGAGCGTACGGGGTGTTCGCCAGGTGCTCGGCGAGTTCGGCCGCATTCAGCAGCACGAGGCGGCTGTCGCTGACCAGGGCCTGGCGCCCGGAGAGCACCACGGCCCGCGCCGCGCCTGCGCGGATCACCTCGGCCAGCATGCCGGGCTTCTGCCGTGCCGCCGAGCCGCGGTCGATCAGGGCCGGATGCACTGGCAGCACCGTCTCCATCAGGTGGTTTGCCGGGAGGAGCTGCACGGGGTTAGCTGCACCTTGGGGCGCCACAGGATCAGAGGGCGTCGTTGGTGAAGTCGGCGTTGATGAAGGGGGCGTTGATGAAGCTGATGATGACTCCGCAAGACTCATGTACCCACCGTACTGACTCGGGCAGACAATTGACATTTGCCGTCCACAGGCCCGGGCCCTGGGCGGCGGCGTCCGGGATTGTCCATTTGCCGCAGATTTACCCCGGATTTGACGCTGATTTACCCCCGATCTCAAGACTCGCCGGAGTGCATCGCCGTCCTGGGCGCCGCTCAATCTACCGTGGAGGGGTGAGAAGGAACCCAATCGAACTGGCAGCTGTAGCAACTGCGGCGGTACCCGGCCTGACCCCGACCGCCGTCAGTTCCGCGCCCGACGATCCGGCAGACTTCGACGCGGCCCTGCTGGTGGACTGCGAGGGTAAGCGGTGGCGTGTCCGCTGCCCGCGGCATGCCGAGGCCAGCACCCGGCTGGAAACCGAATTCCTGGTCCTGAGGGCCTTCGCGCCGGGTATCCGGGCGGAACTGCCGTTCCTCATACCCACCGTCGCCGGCACCGTCCGGCAGGGCCAGCTCAGCACGTTTGTCTACTCGCACCTGGCCGGTGCGACCCGTTCCCTGGACGACCTCAGCAGCGGCTCCGCTGCCCTGGCCGGGGAAATCGGGGCGGCTTTGGCCGCGATCCATGACTTGCCCCGGACCCTTGTGAGCAATGCGGACCTTCCCAGCTACACGCCCAACGAATTCCGCCAGCGGCGCCTGAACGAACTCGACCAGGCCGCCACCACCGGGAAGATCCCGCCGCTGCTGCTGCGGCGCTGGGAACACGCCATGGAGGACGTGACCCTCTGGCGGTTCAACCCCTGCGTGGTCCATGGCGACCTGCACGAGGACAACATTTTGGTCGAGGGCGACCGCGTGACCGCCGTGACGGGCTGGACCGACCTGCGGATCGGCGACCCGGCGGACGACATGGCGTGGCTGGTGGCCTCGAACGAGCAGGACTTTGTGAACGCTGTCCTGGAACACTACACCTCGGCCCGGCGGGACGTTCCCGATGCCCACCTGTTGCGGCGTGCGGCCCTGTCCGCCGAGTTCGCGCTGGCGCAATACCTGGTCAAAGGCCTGGCCGCCGGCAACCAGGAGATGATCGGCGAGGCCGAATCGATGCTCGCCGCCCTGGCCGACGACGTCGCCGTCCACGGCGGACAGCCCATCAGCGTGGAGCCGCTGCCGCGGCCGGTCGAGGTGTTGGAAGCAGACGCGGAACGTGCCGACGCCGGCCCCGCCGTCCCGGCCGGTTCCGCCGGCCCCGCGGCGCAGACGACGGCGGCCCGGGTGTCCGGGGTCCGTGCGGTGCCCGCGGTACAGGTGACGCCTATCCCCCTGGAGGAGGCGGTCGACCACTCGGCCACAGAGACCACCGCGGCAGAAACCCCGCAGACCGACGCCGCGGTGACTGACGCACCCGACGCCGGTACTCCCGACACCGGCACTCCCGACGCCGCTGCCCCGGACGCCATGGCACCGGCCGCCGAGGCGCCCGACAGCGACGCCGGCGCGGCAGGGACCGGTGACGCAGCCGACGCCGTCCCTGCAGCAGGCGACGTCCCCACGCAATCCATCGCCGTGGTGGAGCCGGTTGCCGCCAACGAGGCCGGGGACCCGGCCGTCCCGGCGGCCGAGTCCCCGGCCCGCTAACCGGCCGTCCTCCCCAGCGCCGCAGCCACGATTTCTTCCAGCTTCTCCGCTGACCCGAGGTCGTGCGGCCGCACCACCTGATTGTCGGCCACATAGTAGAACGCGGCCCGGACGTCCTCGAGCGGAACATCCTTGAGCCGTGCCCAGGCCAGGCGGTAGACGGCGAGCTGGACTGCTTTCACTTTCAACTGGGCGGCCGGCGGGCGACGGCCCGTCTTCCAGTCCACGAGGTCCCAGCCGCCGTCGGCATCACGGAAGACGGCGTCAATCCGTCCCCGGACCACGACGTCGCCGATCCTGGTCTCGACCGGAACCTCGACATGAGCGGGGGCGCGGTGTGCCCACTCGGATTGGCGGAAGGTTTCCACCATGGAGTCCAGGCCGTAAGCCTCGTCGATGTGGTCGTCGGCCCCGGCGGCCTCACCAAGGTCCAGCATCCCGGCGGCGCCGAAGTATTCCTCGACCCAGGCGTGGAACGCCGTGCCCTTTCGCGCGGACATTCCCGGTTCGCGCGGAACCGGCCGGCGCAGCCTGGCCACGACGGCGTCCGCGTCCTCGTCCAGGTCCACCAGGGTGGAGGCGGAAATATGGCCGGGAAGATGCACGTCCTGGACCACTGCACGCCGCGACCGGCGTTCCAGCAAGGTGGCCGCCTCCCTGGCCCACCCGGCCGCCGGACCGCGAAGGGCCCGCCGCCGGGCATCGTCTGTGCTGTCGGTGCCGTCGGTGCGCGCGGTGGCTGCGGCGGGGTCGACCGCCTGCAGGACCCGGGCCGCGGCCGATTCCATGGCCGCCCGGCGGCCCGGGACAAGCCGCAGCCGTTTGCCTGTCCGGGGATCGTAGGGCCCTTCGAGTGGGTCGTAGGGCCATTCGGCGACTTCGAGTTCGGAGGTCAGGGGGCTTTCGGCCGGCAGCGCGTCCTCGCTCACGGACTGCGGATGGATTTCGGCGGCGCCCTCCGCGGCGAGGCCTTCGAGCTCGGCGAGGAAGGGCGACATCCCGGCCAGTCCGGCGCGCGAGCCCACCCACGCGGCACTGGAAATCCACAGCACGTGTTTGGCGCGGGTGTAGGCCACGTAGGCCAGGCGGCGTTCCTCAGCTTCGCCGTGCGCCTGCACGGCGGACTTGAACTCCTTCTCGGCGTCGAGCCAGCCTTTCTGGTCCGGCTGGTCCAGGTCCCACTGGGGAAGGTCGGCGCGGTCACCGCGCAACGGCCAGGGCAGGGCCGCGCTTCCGCTGCTCCACCGCGAGTCCCGGCTGCTGGGGAACGCCCCGGCGTTGAGCCCGGGAACGAACACGACATCCCATTCCAGTCCCTTGGAGGCGTGCACGGTCAGGAGCTGCACGGCCTCATGGTTAATCTCCGGCGCCGCGGCATCGAGGCCGTTTTCCTCGGCCGCCGCAGCCTCCAGCCAGGCCAGGAAGGCCAGGACATCCACCCGCTGGGCGGTGCGGAGGAACCCGGCGGCGGCGTCCTGGAAGGCGTCCAGGTTGCGCCGGGCCTGGTGGATGCTGATCCCGGAGCGGGCCGCGACCTCGATGTCCAGGAGCATGGCCCGTTCTACCTCGCCGAGCAACATGGTGAGGTCATCCCCCATGAAGCTGCGCAGCTGCCGGAGCTCGTCCGAGAGCCGTTGCAGGCGGCCGCGGGCCTCGGCGCTGAGCCTGCGGCCGTGCGCCGAGGTCCACTCTTCGCGCGGCAGCCAGTCCAAGGCCTCGACCAGGCTCGCGGAGTCCGTGATATCGCCTTCAATCACGGCCTCGTCGGCAGCGTCCCCGTTATCGTCAGTGTCCGGGCTGGCCGAGCGGCCCCGGCGGCGGGCCAGATGGCTGGACCAGTCCTTCAGGGCCATGAGGTCTGCCGGGCCGATCCGCCACCGCGCACCGGCCAGCAGGCGCATGAGGGAGTCCGAGCGGCCGGGGTCGGCCAGGACCCGGAGCGTGGCGACGAGGTCGATGATTTCGGGGGTGTCCAGCAGCCCGCCGAGGCCGACGATTTCATAGGGTATGCCGCGCAGTTCGAACTCGCGCCGGATGCATTCCATCTGGGCGCGCCGCCGGCAGAGGACGGCCATGGCCGGGGGCACCGGATCCGGGTCCTGCGAGCCGTCGAAGTCCGTCACCCGGAATTTTAGGACGTCGCCGGCGATCGCCGCGGCCTCGGCCTCGTCTGTGCCGAAGCGTCCCATCACGACCCTGCCCTGGACCGCGGCGGGGCTGGGCTGCAGGGGCGGGACCTCGACGGCGCCGGCAGTGTCCCGGGCACCGGCGGCACCAAGGCTTGCAGCTGCTTTGCTCAGCGGTGCGGAAATGAGGTTGGCCGTGGCGAGGATGTTGCGGCCGTTGCGCCACGCGGTGGTCAGGTACGACGTCGGCGCCACGGCAAAGCGGGCGGGCGCACCGGCCGTGGGGCTGCTGTGGTCCGCACCGGCGGCGGCAGCGTCCACGCGGGCAGCATCCGCGCCGACGCGGACCGGGAATTCCCGGACGAAGTGGAAGAGCTGCCCGGCGGACGCGCCGCGGAAGCCGTAGATGGACTGGTTCGGGTCCCCCACCGCGGTCACGGCATGGCCGTCACCGAACAGGCGGGAGAACAGGACGAGCTGGGCGTGCGAGGTGTCCTGGAACTCGTCCAGCAGCACCACCTTGTAGCGTTGCCGCTCCGTTTGGGCCGCGACCGGAATCTCGTCGGCCGCCCGTGCGGCCAGGGCCACGAGGTCGCCGAAGTCCAGGGCGCCGCGGGCGCGCTTGGCCGCGGTATAGCGGCCCACCATGTCCGCAACGCTGGCCCGGGTGCGCAGCATGGCGCTGAGCTCGGCCGCGGCCTGCGTGGGGTTCTTCTTGGCGTCGGCGACGTAGGGAAGCGATTCGAACTCGGTGATCCGCTGCAGCAGCCAGTCACCGACCCGGGCCGGGTCCTGGAGGTGTTCCGCGCACTCCCCTGCCAGCTGGATCACGGCTTTGACGAGTGTCGCTTTGGCCGACCGGAAGTGTTCGTAGTCGCCGTCGAACGCTTCCACCACCTCGCTGGCGAGCTGAAACGACTGCGCGCCGCCGAGCAGCACGACGTCGCGCTCGACGCCCAGGCGCAGGCCGTAGTCGGACACGATGCCGCTCGCATAGGAGTGGTAGGTGGAGACCTTCGGTTCGAGCGCATCCGCGCTCAGCAGCCCGGCCGGAAAAATACTGTTCCCGGTGTCGGCGGCCGCGATGCGCTGCAGCGCCGCCAGCTTGGCGCGGATCCTGGAGGCGAGCTCGCCGGCGGCCTTGCGGGTGAACGTCACGCCAAGGACTTCCTCCGGCCGGACCCAGCCGTTGGCCACGAGCCATACCACCCGGTCCGCCATGGTGGCGGTCTTCCCCGAGCCGGCCCCGGCGATGACGAGCCGCGGTGTCAGGGGCGAGGAGATGATCAGGGACTGTTCCGCCGTCGGGCTGTTCTTCTCCCCCAGCATGGCGGAAAGTTCCTCCGGGCTGAACCGCGGCGCGGGAACACCCCCGGACGTCGGCCCTGCAGGCGGTTCTGCCGGGCCGGCCGGGCTGGCTTCGGGAGTCATTCAGTAACCTGCTTTCCCCGCACGCACAGCGGGCACACTTCCGGGAGCCGGCAGCCGTGGCCGCCGTGGCTTCCCTTGGACGGATCATGGCGGGCCTGGAAGGTCCGGCCGGCCATGAGGCGGGCGGCGTCACCGACCATCTCCAGCGCCCAGTTGTCCTGCGGATCCAGGGGCGGCTGGGCCTGGATCCCCGGGCTCTTGGTGGTGGTGCCGAGCTGGGCCAGGACAGCCCCGCCCGGCAGCGGCGGCGGCCCGTCGTCCGGACCGGCGAAGCCGCCGGCCAGCACGGCGGCCTGATAGGCGCCCAGCTGCGGGTGCCGCTCCAGCTCCGCCTTGCCGGGCTGGCGCTTGCCGGTCTTCAGGTCCACGATCACCAGCCGTCCCTCGGCATCGATCTCCAGCCTGTCCACCTGGCCGCGAAGCACGGCGGGCCGCGCCGGGCCTGTGGTGTCGCCGTCGCCGCCTGCTCCGCCGGCGGTGTCCGCGGGAAGGTCCGCCAGCTTGACCTCGAAGTCCTGCTCGATGCCGACCAGGCTCCGGCCTTCGCTGCGCATCACGAGGACATACTGGGCGAGCTTGCGGACCATGGCTTCGGCCCGTTGGAAGTCCAATTTGCCTTCCCAGTTGTCCTTCATCCCGAGCGTGGGCCAGCGCCGGACGAGTTCGGCGACGTATTCGCTGCCCGAGGCGTCCGGGAGGTCCTGCGCAATCGCGTGGACCAGGGTGCCCAGGCTGCGGGCGAAATCCGTGGCGGCTTCGCCGCCCGCGGCCTGGACGAACCAGTCCAGCGGCGACTTCTGCACGGTTTCGACCTTGGACGGCGACACGAAGACCGTGCTGCCGGCCGGGACGACCGGCTCCCCGGACGAGAGCCCGGCCAGTCCCCACCAGCTCTCCGGGTGGGCGCCGGGAACCGGGGGTTGCGCCCCGGCCAGTCCGCCCAGCACGGCCGCTGCCTCGGCCGACTCGGCCCCGGCGGGGTCAAGCTGGGCGTACTGGCGCAGTTCCGCGACCAGCGCCCGGAGTGTCAGCGGGCGCTCGACCGGGGTGAAGCCCCGGCGCTCCTGCCCCGGGAGCAGCGGCGCCACGTAGTCCAGGAAGGAGGACGGCTGCTCGTCCTCCGAGGACACGGCCGTGCAGATCAGCACCTCGCGGGCGCGGGACACCGCGGTGGAAAAGCTCCGGAGTTCGTCGTAGCGGATTTCACGCAGCCGGCTGAGTGGATCCAGCTGCAGGGCGTACTCCACGCCGTGTTCGACGGCGTCGGCGAACAGGGTGCTGCCGAGCAGCTCGCCGCGCAGCCGGGTGTTGGGCCATACGCCTTCCTGGAGCCCGGCCACGATCACGACTGGCCATTCCCGGCCGGCGGCGCTGGCCGGCGTCATGAGTTCCACCGCGTCTTCCACCTGCGCCCGGGCGGCCAGGGTGTCCATGGGGAGTTCCTGGCTCAGCAGGTACTCCAGGAACTGCTCCGGCCCGGAGCCCGGCAGCTGGTCCACAAACCGCTCCGCCGTATGGAACAAGGCCATCATGGCGTCGAGGTCGCGGTCGGCCCGGGCACCGGCAGCGCCTCCGGCCAGGGCAGCGTCGGTCCAGCGTCCGGCGAGCCCGGTGGAGTGCCAGAGCGCCCAAAGGACCGTTTCCGCGTTGCTGCCGGGGGCTCCGGCAGCGTCCCGTCCGGCGCCGATCATCCGCGCGATCCGGCGGGCCGACTGCCCCTCGATGCCCAGCGTGGCCAGGGCGCCGGGCTCCAGCAGGGCCTCGACCAGGAGGGTGTCGCTGGTGCGTCCGCCGCCGCCCAGGAGCTCCTCCCGGCGGAGCGACTGCCGCAGCCGCCTCAGTTCGATCGAGGTGGCGCCGCCGATCCGGGACGTCAGCAAGGACACGGCCGCTTCCGGTGTGAGCGCGGCCGGGTCCAGGGCAACGGCAAAGGCGTCGAGCAGGGGCCGGACGGCGACCTCGTCCCGGACGGCCGATTCGGCCACGGGAATCCGGACCGGGATCCCCTGGCCGGCGAGGTATCGCTGCAGCTGGCTGAGCTGGCCGCCGTTGCGCACGATCACGGCAATGTCCCCGAGGTCCCGGTCGTCGTTGAGCTGTGCTTCGAGGATCCGCTGCGCCACGTACCGCAGTTCGTGGACCGGGGACGGCAGCAGGTGCGCCTCGACGGTCCCTTGTCGGGCGCTGCCGGCGCCGGGATCCCCTTCCGGCTCCGCGGGTTGGCCGGGTTGTTCGAGGCGTCGGGCGGACTGGCCGCCGGAGCGCCGGGCAATGCGCCCTGCCACCGACAGCCACGCCCCGGCCACCTCGGGAGCCTGCCGGTGCGCGGTCCCGAGCGGCCGTTCCAGGATCATTCCGTCCGCAGCCAGCAGGCGGGGAAGTTCCGCCACGAGATCCGGCCGGGCTCCGCGGAAGCCCTGGACGACGGTGTCCGGGGAGGCGGTGATGATGGCATCCTTGCCGGCGGCGACGTCAGCCAGCAGTTCGAAGACCGCAGGGTTGGCCTCCTGAATGTCGTCCACGAGGATCAGCTGCAGGCGGTCGCGCTCGGCGGCGAGGAAATCCGGGGCGTCCTGGAAGATCTGGCGCGCGGCGGTGATGATGCCGGCGGGGTCGAAGGCCTCGGGCATGCGCAGGTCCAGGACGTCGCGGTATTCGGAGTACAGGGCGGCTGCCGGGATCCAGTCGGACCGGTTGCACCGCCGGGCCAGTGCCACGAGGTCCTCGGCCGTCCGCCCGGATTCGATGATCCGGTCAAACAGCTGGCGTACCTCCTGGCGGAACCCGCGGGTCTGCAGGGCGGCGCCCAGGTCCTCCGGCCAGGGCAGTTCGAGCCCGGGCAGGGCATGGCCCTCGAGCAGTTCCTTGATGATGAGGTCCTGTTCCGGGCCGGAGAGCAGCTTGGGCGGGCGGGGCAGCGGCAGGATCCCTTCCGCTTTGGCCCGGCGGATCAGGTCGAAGGCGTAGGAGGCCCAAGTGCGCGCCGGCGTCGTGCTCAGGCTGCGGTCCAGCCGGGCCGTGAAGCGGTCGCGGAGGGTGTCGGCGGCGAGCCGGCCGGGGGCCAGGATGAGCATCCGTTCCGGGTCCAGGCCGTCGCGCCGGGTGCGGTGGACGGCGGCTTCGACGAGGACGGTCGATTTGCCGGTGCCCGGTGCGCCGGGGACCAGGACGGGGCCGGAGCCTGCCGGGAGGTCGACGGCGGCGCGCTGGTCCGGTGAGAGCACCGGCACCGCGCCGTGGTGGGTCCGCGGCGGCAGCAGCCGAAGGCCGGCGCGCGGTCGCGGTGACTGCGTGCTGCGGTCTTGCACGCTGCCGTCTTGCGGGCTGCGGTCTTGCGGGCTGTGGCTGGGGGTACTCACACAGTCATTTCATCATCGGGTACCGACAATCGATGCAACTGCCGGTCGAGCCGTTCAGCGATGACGTCGATCCGGTCGAATTCGGCGTCCGTGGGCGCCCACCGGCCGGCGGCCAGATCCACGCGCCAGCGCCCCTCGCCGGTCCGGCGATAGTCAGTGTAGTTGCCCAGCAGCGGTGTCCCCTCGGCCAGGTAGAGCTCCAGCGCCTCGCGCTCGTGGCCGGGCGGTGCGTCCCCGCTGGACTTCAGGACACGCCACCAGGGCACGCCGCTGCCATGGTGGCTCATGACGGAGCCGACCTGCCGGGGGCCGCCGGAACCGAGCAGTTCGGCGACATCGCCGTAGGCCACCGCCGCACCGGCGGGGATCAACGCCACCAGGTCCAGCACCGCCTCGACATACTCCGTCCGCATCAATCCAGCCTAACGTTTCCGCGGGCTCAGACACGCCGCCCGGGCGGCGCGCCCGGGCGGCGGTCAAGAAGTGTCGGAGGCAGCAGGTAGCGTTGAAGCATGAGCACTTGGAACAGCCTTCCCCGCGCAGCTTTCGACCTCGAAACGACGGGCCGCAACTCCCGCTCGGCGCGGATTGTCACGGCGTCGGTCACGGTTGTGGATGCCGCCGGCGAGGTCGTCAAGGAACACGAGTGGCTCGCCGACCCGGGGGTCGAGATTCCCGCCGAGGCCAGCGAGGTCCACGGGATCACCACGGAGAAGGCCCGCAGCGAGGGCCGGCCCGCCGCCGAGGTGACGCGCGAACTCGCCGCCGTGCTCCAGGAGCTCTTCGACACCGGCGTGCCGGTCATCGCCTTCAATGCCAGCTACGACTTCACGGTGCTCGCGGCCGAGTCGGCCCGCTACGGAGTTCCTCAGCTGAGCCGGTTCCCCGTCCTGGACCCCTACATCATGAACAAGCAGGTGGACCGGTACCGCAAAGGCAAGCGCACCCTGACGGCTCTGTGCGAGGAATACGGCGTCAGCCTGGACAACGCCCACACCTCGGCCGCCGACGCCCTGGCCACCTTGCGCATGCTCGATGCCATGGCCGGGAAATTCCCCAAGCTGAGGATGCCCGCAGGCAACCTGCACCAGCTCCAGGTCGAATGGGCCTCCGCCCAGGCGGCGGATTTCCAGAGCTACCTGCGCAAGACCAAACCGGCCGCCGTGATTGAGGGCGACTGGCCCGTCCTGCCCCCGGAGGACGCCGGCCGGGGCGAGTTCTGAACGGCAAATCCCGGCCGCGGGACGTCTTAATAAGCAACCTTCGCCCGCACGGGCGTCACAACTAGACCGCCGTGGCGCGCAATTCCAGCTATTGAGACCGAACTCACACGCCCGGCGGCGCCCCGCCGGCGGAAGCCGCCGCGCCGAAGATTCCGCCCGGCCCGGCCCGGGCTGTCCGGAGCGATGAGCATCAGCCATGATCCTGAAGATGCTTCGCGCCCAGCATCTCTTGCCTCCGAATAATTCGGATTGAATCCGCGTCCGCGTCCGGTGACACAATTATCTTTCGCAGCTTGCCCGCCGTCCGGCGCCCGAGCTCGCTGCCGGGGCCCCTTCGAGTCCCCCGCGAACCACTGAACTTCAGACGAAAGTGACTGCGTTATGAAAAGCAAAGCCTTGAAGTGGCTGACAACCGTTCCCGTGGCGATAGCCGTGGCCGTCTCCCTGGCGGCGTGCGGCGGCGGCTCGGCGCAGTCAACCGCGTCACCGACGGATGCGCTCCAGGGCAGCGACCAGACGTCCCTGGACAAGTACACGACCAAGGACGTCACCCCGCTGGACAAGATTGACAAGTCCAAGCTCGGTCTCCTGACCGAGGGAACCCTCACCGTGGGCACACTCTCGGATGCCCCGCCGAACATTTTCATCGACAAGTCCGGCAAGTTCACCGGCTACGACAACGAGCTCCTGCGCGCCATCGCGGACAAGCTGGGCCTCAAGGTCGAATTCAAGTCGACCTCCTTCTCCTCGCTGCTCGCGCAGGTCGCCAACAAGCAGTTCGACCTCGGATCGTCCTCGATTTCCACCACCGACGCCCGCCGCAAGACCGTCGGCTTCACCAACGGCTACGACTTCGGCTACATGGCCGTCGTCGCCAAGAAGGACGCCAAGATCAAGGGCTTCAAGGACCTGACCAAGGACACCCGGATCGCCGTCGTCCAGGGCACCGTGCAGGACGACTACGTCACGAACACCCTTCAGATCGAGCCGGTCCGCTTCGAGGACTACAACACCGCTTACGCCAACGTGAAGAACGGTCAGGTTGACGCCTGGGTGGCACCGTCCCAGCAGGCCACCGGCCAGGTCAAGGAAGGCGACGGCACCGTCATCGCCGAGTCGGTTGTGAACACCCAGAACTTCACCGCCTACGCCGTGAACAAGGACAACCAGCCGCTTATCGACGCGCTGAACTCCGGCCTGGACGCCGTGATTGCAGACGGCACCTGGTCCAAGCTGACCAAGGAATGGTACCCGGACCGCGAGACCCCGGCCACGTGGTCCCCGGGATCCAAGGCTGTCACCGTTCCGAAGTCCTAGGGAGTCCTAGTCCGTGGATGCACTCGATCAACTCGTAAAGACCTTCTTTGACTGGGAGGCGATGGCGGCCGTCCTACCGAACATGATCATGGTCGGCCTGCCCAATACCCTGATTCTGGCGGTTTCATCGGGCGTGCTCGGGTGCATCCTGGGCATGGTCCTGGCCATCATGGGCACGTCCCGCCGGACCCCGCTGCGCTGGCTTTCCCGGATTTACACGGATGTTTTCCGCGGCGTCCCCGCCATTGTGGTGATTCTCCTCATCGGCATCGGGCTCGGCCCCGTGTTCCGGGAACTGACCGGCTCCACCAATCCGTTCCCGCTCGGCATCCTCGCCCTTACGCTCATGGCGGCGGCCTACATCGGCGAGATCTTCCGATCCGGCATCCAGAGCGTGGAAAAGGGCCAGCTGGAGGCCTCCCGGGCACTGGGCTTCAGCTACGGCTCGTCCATGCGCCTCGTGGTGATTCCGCAGGGCATCCGCCGGGTGCTCCCGGCCCTGGTGAACCAGTTCATCTCGCTGATCAAGGACTCGTCTCTGATCTACCTGCTGGGCCTGCTC
Protein-coding sequences here:
- a CDS encoding 3'-5' exonuclease encodes the protein MSTWNSLPRAAFDLETTGRNSRSARIVTASVTVVDAAGEVVKEHEWLADPGVEIPAEASEVHGITTEKARSEGRPAAEVTRELAAVLQELFDTGVPVIAFNASYDFTVLAAESARYGVPQLSRFPVLDPYIMNKQVDRYRKGKRTLTALCEEYGVSLDNAHTSAADALATLRMLDAMAGKFPKLRMPAGNLHQLQVEWASAQAADFQSYLRKTKPAAVIEGDWPVLPPEDAGRGEF
- a CDS encoding MGMT family protein translates to MRTEYVEAVLDLVALIPAGAAVAYGDVAELLGSGGPRQVGSVMSHHGSGVPWWRVLKSSGDAPPGHEREALELYLAEGTPLLGNYTDYRRTGEGRWRVDLAAGRWAPTDAEFDRIDVIAERLDRQLHRLSVPDDEMTV
- a CDS encoding ABC transporter substrate-binding protein; the protein is MKSKALKWLTTVPVAIAVAVSLAACGGGSAQSTASPTDALQGSDQTSLDKYTTKDVTPLDKIDKSKLGLLTEGTLTVGTLSDAPPNIFIDKSGKFTGYDNELLRAIADKLGLKVEFKSTSFSSLLAQVANKQFDLGSSSISTTDARRKTVGFTNGYDFGYMAVVAKKDAKIKGFKDLTKDTRIAVVQGTVQDDYVTNTLQIEPVRFEDYNTAYANVKNGQVDAWVAPSQQATGQVKEGDGTVIAESVVNTQNFTAYAVNKDNQPLIDALNSGLDAVIADGTWSKLTKEWYPDRETPATWSPGSKAVTVPKS
- a CDS encoding amino acid ABC transporter permease, which gives rise to MDALDQLVKTFFDWEAMAAVLPNMIMVGLPNTLILAVSSGVLGCILGMVLAIMGTSRRTPLRWLSRIYTDVFRGVPAIVVILLIGIGLGPVFRELTGSTNPFPLGILALTLMAAAYIGEIFRSGIQSVEKGQLEASRALGFSYGSSMRLVVIPQGIRRVLPALVNQFISLIKDSSLIYLLGLLASQREIFRIGNDAAANTGNLSPLIAAAVMYLILTVPLTHLVNYIDNRLRTGRPEKRQPDDAAALIGKGAQP
- a CDS encoding ATP-dependent DNA helicase, producing MQDRSTQSPRPRAGLRLLPPRTHHGAVPVLSPDQRAAVDLPAGSGPVLVPGAPGTGKSTVLVEAAVHRTRRDGLDPERMLILAPGRLAADTLRDRFTARLDRSLSTTPARTWASYAFDLIRRAKAEGILPLPRPPKLLSGPEQDLIIKELLEGHALPGLELPWPEDLGAALQTRGFRQEVRQLFDRIIESGRTAEDLVALARRCNRSDWIPAAALYSEYRDVLDLRMPEAFDPAGIITAARQIFQDAPDFLAAERDRLQLILVDDIQEANPAVFELLADVAAGKDAIITASPDTVVQGFRGARPDLVAELPRLLAADGMILERPLGTAHRQAPEVAGAWLSVAGRIARRSGGQSARRLEQPGQPAEPEGDPGAGSARQGTVEAHLLPSPVHELRYVAQRILEAQLNDDRDLGDIAVIVRNGGQLSQLQRYLAGQGIPVRIPVAESAVRDEVAVRPLLDAFAVALDPAALTPEAAVSLLTSRIGGATSIELRRLRQSLRREELLGGGGRTSDTLLVEALLEPGALATLGIEGQSARRIARMIGAGRDAAGAPGSNAETVLWALWHSTGLAGRWTDAALAGGAAGARADRDLDAMMALFHTAERFVDQLPGSGPEQFLEYLLSQELPMDTLAARAQVEDAVELMTPASAAGREWPVVIVAGLQEGVWPNTRLRGELLGSTLFADAVEHGVEYALQLDPLSRLREIRYDELRSFSTAVSRAREVLICTAVSSEDEQPSSFLDYVAPLLPGQERRGFTPVERPLTLRALVAELRQYAQLDPAGAESAEAAAVLGGLAGAQPPVPGAHPESWWGLAGLSSGEPVVPAGSTVFVSPSKVETVQKSPLDWFVQAAGGEAATDFARSLGTLVHAIAQDLPDASGSEYVAELVRRWPTLGMKDNWEGKLDFQRAEAMVRKLAQYVLVMRSEGRSLVGIEQDFEVKLADLPADTAGGAGGDGDTTGPARPAVLRGQVDRLEIDAEGRLVIVDLKTGKRQPGKAELERHPQLGAYQAAVLAGGFAGPDDGPPPLPGGAVLAQLGTTTKSPGIQAQPPLDPQDNWALEMVGDAARLMAGRTFQARHDPSKGSHGGHGCRLPEVCPLCVRGKQVTE